The following coding sequences lie in one Arachis ipaensis cultivar K30076 chromosome B03, Araip1.1, whole genome shotgun sequence genomic window:
- the LOC107634460 gene encoding uncharacterized protein LOC107634460, producing MDDPAPNLVPNPIEEISTRSPTLIELPFSRSSSLFHPNHSFTLATPGGAHIPAVTRTTLAAPLASAPPPPRLLIAVTSILTVSVSVSATSFNRFLPKANTTRDNVGRYRSSEAATVFRVSCSVSMSVLPLLKELLLSLRCFRGGKGKRKKRKRKR from the exons atggatg accCGGCCCCCAACTTGGTCCCCAACCCAATTGAAGAGATTTCAACCCGGTCCCCAACCCTAATTGAGCTACCCTTTTCGCGATCGAGCTCACTCTTTCACCCTAATCACTCTTTCACCTTGGCTACCCCTGGAGGAGCTCACATCCCTGCCGTCACCAGAACCACCCTCGCTGCGCCGTTAGCCTCCGCTCCCCCTCCGCCTCGTCTCCTCATCGCCGTTACCAGCATCCTTACCGTCAGCGTCAGCGTCAGCGCCACCTCTTTCAACCGATTCCTTCCAAAAGCGAATACGACAAGGGACAATGTGGGAAGATATCGGAGCTCGGAGGCGGCAACTGTTTTCCGCGTCTCTTGCTCGGTGTCAATGTCAGTCTTGCCCTTGTTGAAGGAATTGTTGCTTTCGTTGCGTTGTTTCag Gggaggaaaaggaaaaagaaaaaaaagaaaaagaaaaagataa